One region of Trichosurus vulpecula isolate mTriVul1 chromosome 1, mTriVul1.pri, whole genome shotgun sequence genomic DNA includes:
- the IL7R gene encoding interleukin-7 receptor subunit alpha isoform X1 has translation MTVLSTTIGIIFFLLHSSSGESGFEQDDGFEDEEQDDYEFTCYSQLQVHGQQHTLTCSFNDSSLNSTSLGLQICGAFMSNRQCEMMKKREKDYFMKTRSFSLISACEICVILGKSKVHCKTLKITRIVKPEAPFDINITYREAANDFVLTFNTTHLWNDYVKELIHDIAYRQENSKSNWMHINSTYPLVILLERKLQPNSTYEVKIRSLPGGNFFAGFWSDWSPSVYFRTSLKPKAEELDYVTPIIITLSCFSGILGIVVICLLWDKRIKPVLWPNLPDHKTTLEQLCRKPQKNFNISFNPESFLDYPIHKVDGIQAKEEVEGFLQVPLPRDLNVTEKIGLSPDWPSENNIIPPVAYGGNSPPVCLHGNFNTCDLSMVMAPKPPNHQENSKNEARFCGGLLLSSDSRNSALAFPFPLRLGVLAPNPTAQGQPINANLRLSQEEAYVTMSSFYQNK, from the exons atgaCAGTTCTTAGTACAACTATCGGTATCATATTCTTTTTACTTCACTCTTCTTCTGGAGAAAGTGGCTTCGAACAGGATG ACGGATTTGAAGATGAGGAACAAGATGACTATGAGTTCACTTGCTATAGCCAATTGCAAGTCCATGGCCAGCAGCACACTCTGACTTGTTCCTTCAATGACTCGTCACTCAACAGCACCAGTTTGGGGCTCCAGATATG TGGTGCATTTATGTCCAACAGACAATGTGAgatgatgaagaaaagagaaaaggattatTTTATGAAAACAAGATCATTTTCGCTGATTAGTGCTTGTGAGATATGCGTGATACTTGGAAAAAGTAAGGTGCATTGCAAAACACTGAAGATAACCAGAATAG TGAAGCCTGAAGCTCCTTTTGACATTAATATCACTTACCGCGAAGCAGCAAATGACTTTGTGCTCACGTTCAATACAACACACTTATGGAATGACTATGTAAAAGAGTTAATCCATGATATAGCCTATCgccaagaaaacagtaaaagcaACTGGATG CACATAAACTCAACCTATCCTCTTGTAATACTTCTGGAAAGAAAGCTACAACCAAATTCAACATATGAGGTTAAAATACGGTCACTTCCTGGTGGAAACTTTTTTGCCGGGTTCTGGAGTGATTGGAGCCCCAGTGTCTACTTCAGGACATCACTGAAACCCAAAGCAG AGGAGCTGGACTATGTCACGCCCATCATCATCACTCTGAGCTGCTTCTCTGGGATCCTGGGGATTGTTGTGATCTGTTTGCTGTGGGATAAAAG AATTAAACCTGTTTTGTGGCCCAACCTTCCTGACCACAAGACGACTCTGGAACAGCTGTGTAGGAAACCACAaaag AATTTCAACATCAGCTTCAATCCAGAAAGCTTCCTGGACTATCCAATTCATAAAGTGGATGGCATTCAAGCCAAAGAAGAGGTAGAAGGTTTTCTGCAAGTCCCGCTCCCCCGAGACCTCAATGTCACAGAGAAGATTGGGCTCAGCCCTGACTGGCCATCTGAGAATAACATCATCCCACCAGTGGCTTATGGAGGAAACTCACCCCCAGTTTGCCTGCATGGGAACTTCAATACATGCGATCTTTCCATGGTCATGGCCCCAAAGCCACCCAACCACCAGGAGAACAGCAAAAATGAAGCTCGTTTCTGTGGAGGCCTGCTTCTTAGCTCTGACTCCAGAAACAGTGCCTTGGCATTCCCTTTTCCACTCAGACTAGGAGtcttggctccaaatccaacTGCCCAAGGACAACCCATCAATGCAAATCTGAGGTTAAGTCAAGAAGAAGCATATGTCACTATGTCCAGCTTCTACCAAAACAAGTGA
- the IL7R gene encoding interleukin-7 receptor subunit alpha isoform X2, with product MMKKREKDYFMKTRSFSLISACEICVILGKSKVHCKTLKITRIVKPEAPFDINITYREAANDFVLTFNTTHLWNDYVKELIHDIAYRQENSKSNWMHINSTYPLVILLERKLQPNSTYEVKIRSLPGGNFFAGFWSDWSPSVYFRTSLKPKAEELDYVTPIIITLSCFSGILGIVVICLLWDKRIKPVLWPNLPDHKTTLEQLCRKPQKNFNISFNPESFLDYPIHKVDGIQAKEEVEGFLQVPLPRDLNVTEKIGLSPDWPSENNIIPPVAYGGNSPPVCLHGNFNTCDLSMVMAPKPPNHQENSKNEARFCGGLLLSSDSRNSALAFPFPLRLGVLAPNPTAQGQPINANLRLSQEEAYVTMSSFYQNK from the exons atgatgaagaaaagagaaaaggattatTTTATGAAAACAAGATCATTTTCGCTGATTAGTGCTTGTGAGATATGCGTGATACTTGGAAAAAGTAAGGTGCATTGCAAAACACTGAAGATAACCAGAATAG TGAAGCCTGAAGCTCCTTTTGACATTAATATCACTTACCGCGAAGCAGCAAATGACTTTGTGCTCACGTTCAATACAACACACTTATGGAATGACTATGTAAAAGAGTTAATCCATGATATAGCCTATCgccaagaaaacagtaaaagcaACTGGATG CACATAAACTCAACCTATCCTCTTGTAATACTTCTGGAAAGAAAGCTACAACCAAATTCAACATATGAGGTTAAAATACGGTCACTTCCTGGTGGAAACTTTTTTGCCGGGTTCTGGAGTGATTGGAGCCCCAGTGTCTACTTCAGGACATCACTGAAACCCAAAGCAG AGGAGCTGGACTATGTCACGCCCATCATCATCACTCTGAGCTGCTTCTCTGGGATCCTGGGGATTGTTGTGATCTGTTTGCTGTGGGATAAAAG AATTAAACCTGTTTTGTGGCCCAACCTTCCTGACCACAAGACGACTCTGGAACAGCTGTGTAGGAAACCACAaaag AATTTCAACATCAGCTTCAATCCAGAAAGCTTCCTGGACTATCCAATTCATAAAGTGGATGGCATTCAAGCCAAAGAAGAGGTAGAAGGTTTTCTGCAAGTCCCGCTCCCCCGAGACCTCAATGTCACAGAGAAGATTGGGCTCAGCCCTGACTGGCCATCTGAGAATAACATCATCCCACCAGTGGCTTATGGAGGAAACTCACCCCCAGTTTGCCTGCATGGGAACTTCAATACATGCGATCTTTCCATGGTCATGGCCCCAAAGCCACCCAACCACCAGGAGAACAGCAAAAATGAAGCTCGTTTCTGTGGAGGCCTGCTTCTTAGCTCTGACTCCAGAAACAGTGCCTTGGCATTCCCTTTTCCACTCAGACTAGGAGtcttggctccaaatccaacTGCCCAAGGACAACCCATCAATGCAAATCTGAGGTTAAGTCAAGAAGAAGCATATGTCACTATGTCCAGCTTCTACCAAAACAAGTGA